The Antennarius striatus isolate MH-2024 chromosome 23, ASM4005453v1, whole genome shotgun sequence genome has a segment encoding these proteins:
- the LOC137590959 gene encoding C-type mannose receptor 2-like has protein sequence MDGNLKKLLFFGTLCSVMKLTHQTGDIPVLHEFLSISGLKKTWTEAQEFCKAHYSELATVFNMEEVDGINSNNEDMPETLWIGLYDPIDSWTWTTEAMLLDFGNWEDGEPDNEESNEHCVVMTTQGFWKDRQCGLVMPFICYTGTGYMMVTEEKPHPEASIYCKEHHTYMATILNSDDNQDVLAIMQAYQTYQEAWIGLRRDNWKWIDDSNSLFRHWGPNQPDNRNNNEACAIVTPEGTWNDTKCNEEHGFICQEFTEVTPPNETTEAFNIDVLLESDDVFQKIERRPQ, from the exons ATGGATGGAAATTTGAAGAAACTACTGTTCTTTG GGACACTCTGTAGTGTGATGAAACTCACACACCAGACAG GCGACATCCCTGTTTTGCATGAATTCTTATCTATCAGTGGTTTGAAAAAGACCTGGACTGAAGCTCAGGAATTCTGTAAAGCCCATTACAGCGAACTGGCCACCGTCTTTAATATGGAGGAGGTCGATGGCATCAACAGCAATAATGAAGACATGCCCGAGACCTTGTGGATCGGTCTGTATGATCCCATCGACAGCTGGACGTGGACAACCGAAGCAATGTTGCTGGACTTCGGAAATTGGGAAGATGGTGAACCAGACAACGAGGAATCAAACGAACATTGCGTCGTCATGACGACACAAGGCTTTTGGAAGGACAGGCAGTGCGGACTGGTGATGCCGTTCATTTGTTACACAG GCACAGGTTATATGATGGTGACCGAGGAGAAGCCTCATCCTGAAGCTTCCATCTACTGTAAGGAGCACCACACGTATATGGCCACAATACTAAACTCTGATGACAACCAGGACGTGCTGGCCATCATGCAGGCATACCAAACCTACCAGGAGGCCTGGATCGGCCTGCGCAGAGACAACTGGAAATGGATAGATGACAGCAACTCCCTCTTCAGACACTGGGGACCAAATCAACCCGACAATAGAAACAACAATGAGGCGTGTGCGATCGTAACGCCTGAAGGGACCTGGAACGACACCAAATGTAACGAGGAACATGGATTTATCTGTCAAG AGTTCACAGAAGTGACTCCACCGAATGAAACCACCGAAG CCTTTAATATAGATGTCTTACTAGAAAGTGATGATGTTTTTCAGAAAATCGAAAGGAGACCTCAGTGA
- the supt16h gene encoding FACT complex subunit SPT16 yields MAVNLDKEAYYRRIKRLYTNWKKGEDEFGKIDAIVVSVGVDEEIVYAKSTAIQTWLFGYELTDTIMVFCDTKIIFLASKKKVDFLKQVAITKGNENANGVPPITLLTREKNESNKANFDKMIEAIRGSKEGKTVGVFSKDKFPGEYMKSWNDTITAEGLEKVDISAVVAYTMAVKEDGELGLMKKAAAITSEVYSKFFKERVMEIVDADEKVRHSKLAESVEKAIEEKKYLGGADPTTVEMCYPPIIQSGGNYSLKFSVVSDKNHMHFGAITCAMGIRYKSYCSNLVRTLMVDPPQEMQDNYNFLLQVEEELLKQLKHGVKICDAYNAVLEFVKKEKADLVAKLTKNLGFAMGIEFREGSLVLNAKNQYKLKKGMVLSISLGFADLVNKEGKKEEQKKYALFIGDSVQINEEEAATILTPVKKKIKNVGIFLKNDDEDDDDEDGDDAEELLGKGARSAALLADRTRNEMTAEEKRRAHQKELADHLNEEAKRRLTEQKGEQQIQKARKSNVSYKNVSQMPREKEIREMKIFIDKKYETVIMPVFGIATPFHIATIKNISMSVEGDYTYLRINFYVPGTYLGRQEGNIFPNPDATFVKEITYRASNLKAPGDTSVPSTNLQNAFRIIKEVQKRYKTREAEEKEKEGIVKQDSLVINLNRSNPKLKDLYIRPNIAQKRMQGSLEAHTNGFRFTSVRGDKVDILYNNIKHAIFQPCDGEMIIVLHFHLKNAIMFGKRRHTDVQFYTEVGEITTDLGKHQHMHDRDDLYAEQMEREMRHKLKSAFKNFIEKVETLTKEELEFEVPFRDLGFQGAPYRSTCLLQPTSSSLVNVTEWPPFVVTLDEVELVHFERVQFHLKNFDVVIVYKDYNKKVTMINAVPVNSLDPIKEWLNSCDIKYTEGVQSLNWTKIMKTIVDDPEGFFEQGGWSFLDPESEGSGGEEDSESEMEDETFNPSADEEEEEEEDSDEDYDSETEDSDYSASVGSEEESGKDWDELEEEARKADRESHYEDEDTSTSKKRKVRSSAPPRKKKRRS; encoded by the exons ATGGCGGTAAACCTGGACAAGGAAGCGTATTACCGCCGGATCAAGCGATTGTACACCAACTGGAAG aaaggagaagatgAGTTTGGCAAAATCGATGCCATTGTGGTGTCTGTGGGAGTGGACGAGGAAATTGTGTATGCCAAATCCACAGCCATACAG ACGTGGCTCTTTGGTTACGAGTTGACAGACACGATCATGGTGTTTTGCGACACCAAAATCATCTTCCTCGCTAGCAAAAAGAAGGTGGATTTCCTCAAGCAAGTTGCTATAACAAAAGGCAACGAGAACGCCAATGGCGTCCCGCCCATCACACTGCTCACCAGAGAAAAG AATGAGAGCAACAAAGCCAACTTTGACAAGATGATCGAGGCAATTAGAGGCAGCAAGGAAGGCAAGACGGTGGGAGTCTTCAGCAAGGACAAATTCCCTGGAGAGTACATGAAGAGCTGGAACGACACGATCACGGCTGAGGGGCTGGAGAAG GTCGACATCAGTGCCGTGGTCGCCTACACGATGGCAGTGAAGGAAGACGGAGAGCTGGGCCTGATGAAGAAGGCAGCAGCCATCACCAGCGAGGTTTACTCTAAATTCTTCAAGGAGCGCGTGATGGAGATTGTTGATGCAGATGAG AAAGTGCGCCACAGCAAGCTGGCCGAGTCGGTTGAGAAGGCCATCGAGGAGAAGAAGTACCTGGGCGGCGCCGACCCTACCACAGTGGAGATGTGTTATCCACCCATTATCCAGAGTGGAGGGAACTACAGCCTCAAATTCAGCGTCGTCAG CGATAAGAATCACATGCACTTCGGCGCCATCACCTGTGCCATGGGGATCCGCTACAAGTCGTACTGCTCCAACCTCGTGCGCACCCTCATGGTGGACCCCCCTCAGGAAATGCAGGACAACTACAACTTCCTGCTGCAGGTGGAAGAGGAGCTGCTCAAACAGCTCAAACATG GTGTAAAAATATGTGATGCCTACAACGCCGTTCTAGAGTTTGTGAAGAAGGAGAAGGCAGACCTTGTAGCAAAGCTAACCAAAAACCTCGG TTTCGCGATGGGAATCGAGTTCAGAGAAGGATCTTTGGTTCTGAACGCCAAAAATCAGTACAAACTGAAAAAAG GGATGGTGTTGAGCATCAGTTTAGGGTTCGCTGACCTCGTCAATAAGGAAGGCAAGAAAGAGGAGCAGAAGAAATACGCCTTGTTTATTGGTGACTCTGTACAGATCAATGAG GAAGAAGCTGCCACGATACTCACACCAgtgaagaaaaagataaaaaatgtgGGAATCTTCTTGAAG aacgacgatgaagatgatgacgatgaggacGGAGACGACGCCGAGGAGCTTCTGGGGAAGGGAGCTCGCAGCGCCGCTCTGCTAGCAGACAGAACCAGA AATGAGATGACggcagaggagaagaggagagcCCACCAGAAGGAGCTGGCCGATCATCTGAACGAAGAAGCAAAGCGTCGTCTGACGGAGCAGAAAGGAGAGCAGCAGATCCAGAA gGCCAGAAAATCTAACGTATCCTACAAAAACGTCTCCCAGATGcccagagaaaaagaaatcagagaAATGAAGATCTTCATCGACAAAAAGTACGAGACCGTCATCATGCCAGTTTTTGGTATCGCCACGCCGTTCCACATCGCCACCATCAAG AACATCAGCATGTCTGTTGAAGGAGACTACACCTACCTGAGGATCAACTTCTACGTCCCCGGAACTTATCTGGGACGGCAGGAGGGAAACATCTTCCCCAACCCCGACGCTACGTTTGTTAAAGAAAT CACATACCGGGCGTCCAACCTGAAGGCTCCCGGCGACACGTCTGTGCCCTCCACCAACCTGCAGAACGCGTTCCGCATCATCAAAGAGGTACAGAAGCGCTACAAGACGCGAGAGGccgaggagaaggagaaggagggcATCGTCAAGCAGGACTCGCTGGTCATCAACCTCAACCGCAGCAACCCCAAACTCAAAGACCTCTACATCAGACCCAACATTGcacagaagaggatgcagggTTCGCTGGAGGCGCACACGAACG GTTTCCGCTTCACGTCTGTCCGCGGCGACAAAGTAGACATTCTTTACAATAACATTAAACACGCCATCTTCCAGCCATGTGACGGGGAGATGATCATCGTACTGCACTTCCACCTTAAG AACGCCATCATGTTCGGTAAACGGCGCCACACAGACGTCCAGTTCTACACGGAGGTCGGCGAGATCACCACAGACTTGGGCAAACACCAACACATGCACGACCGGGACGACCTGTACGCCGAGCAGATGGAGCGGGAGATGAGGCACAAGCTGAAGTCGGCCTTCAAGAACTTCATCGAGAAGGTGGAGACGCTCACCAAAGAGGAGCTGGAGTTCGAGGTTCCCTTCAGAGATCTGGG GTTCCAGGGCGCCCCCTACAGGAGCACCTGTCTGCTACAACCGACGTCCAGTTCCCTCGTCAATGTTACTGAATGG CCACCGTTCGTGGTGACGCTCGACGAGGTGGAGCTGGTCCACTTCGAGCGCGTGCAGTTCCACCTAAAGAACTTTGACGTGGTCATTGTCTACAAGGACTACAACAAGAAGGTCACCATGATAAACGCCGTTCCTGTCAACTCCCTCGATCCCATCAAGGAGTGGCTCAA CTCGTGCGACATCAAATACACGGAAGGAGTCCAGTCTCTCAACTGGACCAAGATCATGAAGACCATCGTGGACGATCCCGAGGGTTTCTTCGAGCAGGGAGGCTGGTCTTTCTTGGATCCAGAGAGCGAG GGAAGCGGTGGGGAAGAAGATTCAGAGTCAGAAATGGAAGACGAAACCTTCAACCCATCTgcagacgaagaggaggaggaggaggaagacagtgACGAGGACTACGACTCGGAAACGGAGGACTCTG ATTACAGCGCGTCGGTCGGCAGCGAGGAGGAGAGCGGCAAAGACTGGGacgagctggaggaggaagccAGGAAAG CGGACAGAGAGAGCCACTACGAGGACGAAGACACCTCCACCAGTAAGAAGAGGAAGGTGCGGTCATCAGCCCCGCCCAGGAAGAAGAAGCGGCGGTCCTAA
- the tox4b gene encoding TOX high mobility group box family member 4b isoform X1, protein MDLNFYSDLTDGTGQHDGDPEFLDPQAFNGFDSDNKFPGGNDNYLTISGSGHPFLTSSETFHTPSLGDEEFEIPPISLDPDSALTVSDVVSHFGELSDTGPSDSVVVPGNAVVEGDDPSFASTFVNAPSQGLEHLSLGVINQSGGSALLGSSLGMDLGHPIGSQFSSSSPVTIDVPLGDMSQSLLGSNQLTTIDQSELSAQLGLGLGGGNLLQRPQSPDHPLSATASPTSSLQDDDMDDFRRSVLVESPVSMAPSPGIMSLDPSLSQSPLSAPASSISPAVGRKGGAGGGKKGKKKKDPNEPQKPVSAYALFFKDTQAAIKGQNPNATFGEVSKIVASMWDSLGEEQKQVYKRKNEAAKKDYLKALAEYRAGKISQTSLQPPIEVMDTAPSPPPPPPAPAPAVTAIPVTPVAPRPTRSQQYNPEENTITNICTSNIILDLPQVTTRSRTGAIKPQPPPVATPPNPPNVTKIIIKQTLLPSGGVSVTATAASSPRQPPPLQQMQSTPPPPRLQQMVHAQAPPPLQAKPRGAATAPPPLQIKVVQASRQVDASAPIIVASGGETPSSASSGLTVEVGRSANVVTRGQEVTNVEEGMEVEVNVASVPCATTAASRNICVRAGCTNPAVESKDWDREYCSNECVATHCRDVFMAWCAIRGQNSTTVT, encoded by the exons ATGGACCTGAATTTTTATTCGGATTTAACCGATGGGACCGGGCAACACGACGGTGATCCAGAGTTCTTGGATCCGCAGGCTTTCAATGGATTTGACTCCGACAACAAG TTCCCTGGAGGTAATGACAACTACCTGACCATTTCTGGGTCTGGCCATcccttcctcacctcctcagAG ACGTTCCACACCCCCAGCCTTGGCGATGAAGAATTCGAGATACCTCCCATCTCTTTGGATCCAGACTCGGCCCTCACTGTGTCCGATGTGGTGTCCCATTTTGGGGAGCTGTCAGACACCGGCCCCTCCGACAGCGTGGTGGTTCCTGGGAACGCAGTCGTCGAAGGGGACGACCCTTCATTTGCTTCGACTTTTGTTAATGCCCCCTCCCAGGGATTGGAGCACCTAAGTCTGGGAGTCATCAACCAGTCAGGTGGAAGTGCTTTGTTGGGGTCGTCTCTGGGAATG GATCTCGGTCACCCCATTGGCTCGCAGTTCAGCAGCTCCTCACCAGTGACCATCGATGTCCCGCTGGGGGACATGAGCCAGAGTCTTCTTGGGTCCAACCAGCTGACTACGATTGACCAGTCAGAGCTCAGCGCTCAACTAGGGCTTGGTTTGGGAGGCGGGAACTTACTTCAACGCCCACAGTCGCCAGACCATCCTCTGTCGGCCACGGCGTCGCCCACCAGCTCGCTGCAGGATGACGACATGGATGACTTCAGGAGG AGCGTCCTGGTGGAATCTCCTGTCTCCATGGCGCCCTCTCCTGGAATAATGTCTCTCGACCCATCCCTGTCTCAGTCCCCGCTGTCTGCCCCCGCTTCCAGCATTTCTCCGGCTGTTGGACggaaaggaggagcaggaggaggaaagaaggggaagaagaagaaagacccCAACGAGCCTCAGAAACCCGTGTCAGCCTACGCTTTATTCTTCAAGGACACGCAGGCAGCTATTAAGGGACAAAACCCGAACGCGACATTTGGAGAAGTTTCAAAGATAGTAGCCTCCATGTGGGACAGCCTGGGGGAGGAGCAGAAACAG gtttACAAAAGGAAAAACGAAGCAGCGAAGAAAGATTATTTAAAGGCTTTGGCAGAATACAGAGCTGGCAAGATTTCTCAG ACCTCCCTTCAGCCGCCCATTGAAGTCATGGACACGGCCCCATcgcccccacctccccctccagccccggctcctgctgTGACAGCCATACCTGTGACCCCCGTAGCCCCCCGCCCCACCAGGTCACAGCAATACAACCCGGAGGAGAACACCATCACCAACATCTGTACCTCTAATATCATTCTGGACCTGCCTCAGGTCACCACGCGCTCCCGCACCGGCGCCATCAAACCTCAACCTCCACCCGTAGCCACTCCTCCGAACCCCCCCAACGTGACAAAGATCATCATCAAGCAGACGCTGCTTCCCTCCGGCGGCGTGTCGGTCACCGCGACTGCCGCCTCGTCGCCGCGTCAGCCGCCTCCGCTGCAGCAGATGCAGAGCACCCCTCCTCCGCCTCGGCTGCAACAGATGGTGCACGCCcaggcccccccacccctgcagGCCAAACCACGAGGGGCCGCCACAGCTCCGCCCCCTCTACAGATCAAGGTTGTCCAGGCGTCACGGCAGGTGGATGCAAGCGCGCCGATCATCGTGGCGTCAGGTGGGGAAACTCCTTCGTCGGCGTCCTCCGGTCTGACTGTTGAGGTGGGCCGATCGGCCAATGTGGTGACccgtggacaggaagtgaccaacGTCGAGGAAGGG atggaggtggaggtgaatGTCGCCTCAGTACCGTGTGCGACGACTGCCGCCAGCCGCAACATTTGCGTCCGCGCCGGCTGCACCAACCCGGCTGTGGAGAGTAAAGACTGGGACAGGGAATACTGCAGTAACGAGTGCGTCGCCACGCACTGCAG AGACGTGTTCATGGCATGGTGCGCCATCCGAGGGCAGAACTCCACCACGGTAACATAG
- the tox4b gene encoding TOX high mobility group box family member 4b isoform X2, giving the protein MEFPGGNDNYLTISGSGHPFLTSSETFHTPSLGDEEFEIPPISLDPDSALTVSDVVSHFGELSDTGPSDSVVVPGNAVVEGDDPSFASTFVNAPSQGLEHLSLGVINQSGGSALLGSSLGMDLGHPIGSQFSSSSPVTIDVPLGDMSQSLLGSNQLTTIDQSELSAQLGLGLGGGNLLQRPQSPDHPLSATASPTSSLQDDDMDDFRRSVLVESPVSMAPSPGIMSLDPSLSQSPLSAPASSISPAVGRKGGAGGGKKGKKKKDPNEPQKPVSAYALFFKDTQAAIKGQNPNATFGEVSKIVASMWDSLGEEQKQVYKRKNEAAKKDYLKALAEYRAGKISQTSLQPPIEVMDTAPSPPPPPPAPAPAVTAIPVTPVAPRPTRSQQYNPEENTITNICTSNIILDLPQVTTRSRTGAIKPQPPPVATPPNPPNVTKIIIKQTLLPSGGVSVTATAASSPRQPPPLQQMQSTPPPPRLQQMVHAQAPPPLQAKPRGAATAPPPLQIKVVQASRQVDASAPIIVASGGETPSSASSGLTVEVGRSANVVTRGQEVTNVEEGMEVEVNVASVPCATTAASRNICVRAGCTNPAVESKDWDREYCSNECVATHCRDVFMAWCAIRGQNSTTVT; this is encoded by the exons ATGGAG TTCCCTGGAGGTAATGACAACTACCTGACCATTTCTGGGTCTGGCCATcccttcctcacctcctcagAG ACGTTCCACACCCCCAGCCTTGGCGATGAAGAATTCGAGATACCTCCCATCTCTTTGGATCCAGACTCGGCCCTCACTGTGTCCGATGTGGTGTCCCATTTTGGGGAGCTGTCAGACACCGGCCCCTCCGACAGCGTGGTGGTTCCTGGGAACGCAGTCGTCGAAGGGGACGACCCTTCATTTGCTTCGACTTTTGTTAATGCCCCCTCCCAGGGATTGGAGCACCTAAGTCTGGGAGTCATCAACCAGTCAGGTGGAAGTGCTTTGTTGGGGTCGTCTCTGGGAATG GATCTCGGTCACCCCATTGGCTCGCAGTTCAGCAGCTCCTCACCAGTGACCATCGATGTCCCGCTGGGGGACATGAGCCAGAGTCTTCTTGGGTCCAACCAGCTGACTACGATTGACCAGTCAGAGCTCAGCGCTCAACTAGGGCTTGGTTTGGGAGGCGGGAACTTACTTCAACGCCCACAGTCGCCAGACCATCCTCTGTCGGCCACGGCGTCGCCCACCAGCTCGCTGCAGGATGACGACATGGATGACTTCAGGAGG AGCGTCCTGGTGGAATCTCCTGTCTCCATGGCGCCCTCTCCTGGAATAATGTCTCTCGACCCATCCCTGTCTCAGTCCCCGCTGTCTGCCCCCGCTTCCAGCATTTCTCCGGCTGTTGGACggaaaggaggagcaggaggaggaaagaaggggaagaagaagaaagacccCAACGAGCCTCAGAAACCCGTGTCAGCCTACGCTTTATTCTTCAAGGACACGCAGGCAGCTATTAAGGGACAAAACCCGAACGCGACATTTGGAGAAGTTTCAAAGATAGTAGCCTCCATGTGGGACAGCCTGGGGGAGGAGCAGAAACAG gtttACAAAAGGAAAAACGAAGCAGCGAAGAAAGATTATTTAAAGGCTTTGGCAGAATACAGAGCTGGCAAGATTTCTCAG ACCTCCCTTCAGCCGCCCATTGAAGTCATGGACACGGCCCCATcgcccccacctccccctccagccccggctcctgctgTGACAGCCATACCTGTGACCCCCGTAGCCCCCCGCCCCACCAGGTCACAGCAATACAACCCGGAGGAGAACACCATCACCAACATCTGTACCTCTAATATCATTCTGGACCTGCCTCAGGTCACCACGCGCTCCCGCACCGGCGCCATCAAACCTCAACCTCCACCCGTAGCCACTCCTCCGAACCCCCCCAACGTGACAAAGATCATCATCAAGCAGACGCTGCTTCCCTCCGGCGGCGTGTCGGTCACCGCGACTGCCGCCTCGTCGCCGCGTCAGCCGCCTCCGCTGCAGCAGATGCAGAGCACCCCTCCTCCGCCTCGGCTGCAACAGATGGTGCACGCCcaggcccccccacccctgcagGCCAAACCACGAGGGGCCGCCACAGCTCCGCCCCCTCTACAGATCAAGGTTGTCCAGGCGTCACGGCAGGTGGATGCAAGCGCGCCGATCATCGTGGCGTCAGGTGGGGAAACTCCTTCGTCGGCGTCCTCCGGTCTGACTGTTGAGGTGGGCCGATCGGCCAATGTGGTGACccgtggacaggaagtgaccaacGTCGAGGAAGGG atggaggtggaggtgaatGTCGCCTCAGTACCGTGTGCGACGACTGCCGCCAGCCGCAACATTTGCGTCCGCGCCGGCTGCACCAACCCGGCTGTGGAGAGTAAAGACTGGGACAGGGAATACTGCAGTAACGAGTGCGTCGCCACGCACTGCAG AGACGTGTTCATGGCATGGTGCGCCATCCGAGGGCAGAACTCCACCACGGTAACATAG